One genomic segment of Stigmatopora argus isolate UIUO_Sarg chromosome 1, RoL_Sarg_1.0, whole genome shotgun sequence includes these proteins:
- the hoxc13a gene encoding homeobox protein Hox-C13a isoform X1: protein MTTSLLVHPRWADTLMYVYEKSPNESGPPNKSQTMEGLSANCPATHCRDLMSHPALGRHSGTIAGHQGSVYSDISSPDSTRQCPAAQSSSGASLGYGYPFGGPYYGCRLSHSHNVNLQQKPCSYHPADKYAEPSTALPTEELSSRAKEFAFYPSFASSYQAVPGYLDVSVVPGISGHPEPRHDALIPMEGYQHWALSNGWDGQVYCSKDQAQSGHLWKSPFPDVVPLPPEVSSYRRGRKKRVPYTKLQLKELEKEYAASKFITKDKRRRISAATNLSERQVTIWFQNRRVKEKKFVSKSKSNHLHTT, encoded by the exons ATGACGACTTCGCTGCTTGTGCATCCACGCTGGGCGGACACCTTGATGTAcgtttacgaaaaaagcccgAATGAAAGCGGGCCGCCGAATAAAAGCCAAACAATGGAGGGACTGAGCGCTAATTGCCCCGCGACCCACTGCAGGGACCTGATGTCGCACCCCGCCCTGGGACGGCACTCCGGCACCATAGCCGGCCACCAAGGCTCCGTCTACTCGGATATTTCCTCGCCGGACAGCACTCGCCAGTGCCCAGCCGCGCAGTCGTCTTCGGGCGCCTCGCTCGGCTACGGCTACCCATTCGGGGGGCCCTACTACGGCTGTCGGCTCTCCCACTCGCACAATGTCAACTTGCAGCAGAAGCCCTGCTCGTACCACCCCGCGGACAAATATGCCGAGCCCAGCACGGCGCTGCCCACGGAGGAGCTGTCGAGCCGAGCCAAAGAGTTCGCCTTCTACCCCAGCTTCGCCAGCTCCTACCAGGCCGTCCCCGGATATCTGGACGTGTCGGTGGTACCCGGTATCAGCGGACACCCCGAACCGCGACACGACGCTCTCATTCCCATGGAGGGCTACCAGCATTGGGCTCTTTCCAATGGCTGGGATGGGCAGGTGTACTGCTCCAAGGACCAGGCGCAGTCCGGTCATCTGTGGAAGTCGCCCTTTCCAG ATGTGGTCCCCCTGCCGCCCGAGGTGAGCAGTTACCGGCGCGGCCGTAAAAAGCGCGTCCCCTACACCAAGCTGCAGTTGAAGGAGCTGGAGAAGGAGTACGCGGCCAGCAAGTTCATCACCAAAGACAAGAGAAGACGGATCTCGGCCGCCACCAATCTCTCGGAGCGCCAAGTCACCATCTGGTTCCAGAACCGACGGGTCAAGGAGAAGAAATTCGTCAGTAAATCCAAGAGCAATCACCTGCACACCACTTGA
- the hoxc13a gene encoding homeobox protein Hox-C13a isoform X2 — MTTSLLVHPRWADTLMDLMSHPALGRHSGTIAGHQGSVYSDISSPDSTRQCPAAQSSSGASLGYGYPFGGPYYGCRLSHSHNVNLQQKPCSYHPADKYAEPSTALPTEELSSRAKEFAFYPSFASSYQAVPGYLDVSVVPGISGHPEPRHDALIPMEGYQHWALSNGWDGQVYCSKDQAQSGHLWKSPFPDVVPLPPEVSSYRRGRKKRVPYTKLQLKELEKEYAASKFITKDKRRRISAATNLSERQVTIWFQNRRVKEKKFVSKSKSNHLHTT; from the exons ATGACGACTTCGCTGCTTGTGCATCCACGCTGGGCGGACACCTTGAT GGACCTGATGTCGCACCCCGCCCTGGGACGGCACTCCGGCACCATAGCCGGCCACCAAGGCTCCGTCTACTCGGATATTTCCTCGCCGGACAGCACTCGCCAGTGCCCAGCCGCGCAGTCGTCTTCGGGCGCCTCGCTCGGCTACGGCTACCCATTCGGGGGGCCCTACTACGGCTGTCGGCTCTCCCACTCGCACAATGTCAACTTGCAGCAGAAGCCCTGCTCGTACCACCCCGCGGACAAATATGCCGAGCCCAGCACGGCGCTGCCCACGGAGGAGCTGTCGAGCCGAGCCAAAGAGTTCGCCTTCTACCCCAGCTTCGCCAGCTCCTACCAGGCCGTCCCCGGATATCTGGACGTGTCGGTGGTACCCGGTATCAGCGGACACCCCGAACCGCGACACGACGCTCTCATTCCCATGGAGGGCTACCAGCATTGGGCTCTTTCCAATGGCTGGGATGGGCAGGTGTACTGCTCCAAGGACCAGGCGCAGTCCGGTCATCTGTGGAAGTCGCCCTTTCCAG ATGTGGTCCCCCTGCCGCCCGAGGTGAGCAGTTACCGGCGCGGCCGTAAAAAGCGCGTCCCCTACACCAAGCTGCAGTTGAAGGAGCTGGAGAAGGAGTACGCGGCCAGCAAGTTCATCACCAAAGACAAGAGAAGACGGATCTCGGCCGCCACCAATCTCTCGGAGCGCCAAGTCACCATCTGGTTCCAGAACCGACGGGTCAAGGAGAAGAAATTCGTCAGTAAATCCAAGAGCAATCACCTGCACACCACTTGA